One window from the genome of Aerosakkonema funiforme FACHB-1375 encodes:
- a CDS encoding ATP-binding protein: MILKNVKSTISGIPQRLQPKILIFTFGASLLPVVLVFGIAWRFVYQPLTDLEKTRLDDQVLAFRGFTSATGKGLQDLANGYAIWTALYNAVQKRDRAWMKEEVTDQLVFSTDVDNVQVVNRFGETLAERGSAWRSIAVQERVVGAIAKKKPLQELVTYGDRQMLILVAAPIFQSDGKGNSPGTLIVGQTLNDAWLRKFLNFSQATTKLAIISLDGQLMLSSIEKMSSDTWEENNLTATVLPAIKRGESVYRMEPESGHNTIYAPIKSAGKPVAIAKIQISSEYFQQAYLVLNRVIWIGLAMAIVLSIAIARLLARQIGEPIKQLALRSKTLATGDLDSLIPGIDSGGEIGQLANAYQEMATALKTLICNLEQRVAERTQELELARQTLEERVKERTEELWQKNQQLQSAHDQLQQLNLEISTKAEQLSQALKNLKKAQVQLVQTEKMSSLGQLVAGIAHEINNPINFIYANLSYVNRYTQNLLDLVDIYQENYSSPEIEQIIEQIELDFLRIDLPKIISSMQSGADRISKIVLSLRNFSRLDEAEMKLVNIHEGLDSTLLILQSRLKMNKGYTDIELIQKYGNLPLVECYPRQINQVFMNVISNAIDELEKLKEQQNKQITIETEVQTKNEIRITIRDNGSGISRELKHKIFDPFFTTKPVGKGTGLGLSIAYQIIEKHGGYIDVISEPGCGAEFAIVLPIKQL, translated from the coding sequence GTGATATTAAAAAACGTTAAATCAACAATATCGGGGATTCCACAAAGACTCCAACCCAAAATTCTCATTTTTACCTTTGGCGCATCCCTACTGCCAGTGGTTTTGGTATTCGGGATAGCTTGGCGATTTGTGTATCAACCTCTGACAGATTTGGAAAAAACTCGACTTGACGATCAAGTCCTCGCTTTTCGAGGATTCACATCTGCTACGGGGAAGGGATTGCAAGATTTAGCCAACGGCTATGCAATCTGGACAGCTTTATATAATGCGGTACAGAAGCGCGATCGAGCTTGGATGAAGGAGGAGGTAACAGACCAACTGGTTTTTTCCACAGATGTGGATAACGTGCAGGTGGTGAATCGCTTTGGCGAAACTCTAGCAGAACGGGGAAGTGCTTGGCGATCGATTGCGGTGCAAGAAAGGGTTGTTGGTGCGATCGCGAAGAAAAAACCATTGCAGGAGTTGGTTACATATGGCGATCGGCAGATGTTAATCTTGGTGGCAGCACCTATTTTTCAAAGCGACGGTAAAGGTAATTCACCCGGAACCTTGATTGTAGGTCAAACACTGAATGATGCTTGGTTGCGAAAGTTTTTGAATTTTTCCCAAGCTACTACTAAGCTGGCAATTATTTCCCTTGACGGACAGTTAATGCTTTCGAGCATTGAAAAAATGAGTAGCGATACTTGGGAGGAAAATAATTTAACTGCTACGGTTTTACCGGCAATTAAACGAGGTGAGTCGGTGTACCGGATGGAACCGGAATCCGGACATAATACGATCTACGCTCCCATTAAGTCTGCGGGTAAACCTGTGGCGATCGCTAAAATTCAGATTTCGTCCGAGTATTTTCAGCAAGCATATTTAGTTCTCAATCGCGTAATTTGGATTGGCTTAGCGATGGCGATCGTATTATCGATTGCGATCGCTCGCCTGTTAGCAAGGCAAATTGGAGAGCCGATTAAACAATTAGCTCTTCGTAGCAAAACTCTCGCCACCGGGGATTTAGATTCACTCATTCCCGGTATTGATTCTGGCGGCGAAATCGGTCAATTGGCGAATGCTTATCAGGAGATGGCTACAGCTTTAAAAACGCTCATCTGTAACTTAGAGCAACGGGTGGCAGAACGCACTCAAGAGTTAGAATTAGCCCGTCAAACTTTGGAAGAACGAGTAAAGGAGCGAACTGAAGAACTTTGGCAAAAAAATCAGCAATTGCAGTCAGCCCACGACCAATTACAGCAATTAAATTTAGAAATATCTACTAAAGCCGAGCAACTTTCTCAAGCCCTGAAAAACCTTAAAAAGGCTCAAGTTCAATTGGTTCAAACTGAAAAAATGTCCAGTTTGGGTCAATTGGTTGCTGGGATTGCTCACGAGATCAATAACCCGATTAACTTTATCTACGCTAACCTCAGCTATGTCAATCGCTATACGCAAAATTTGCTAGATTTAGTAGATATTTACCAAGAAAACTATTCGAGTCCTGAAATTGAACAAATTATTGAACAGATAGAGCTAGATTTTTTAAGGATCGATTTGCCTAAAATTATCTCTTCTATGCAAAGTGGGGCCGATCGCATCAGTAAAATTGTCCTATCTTTGCGAAACTTCTCCCGGTTAGATGAAGCCGAAATGAAGCTTGTTAATATTCATGAAGGACTCGATAGTACTTTGCTAATTTTACAAAGTCGTTTGAAAATGAACAAAGGATATACCGATATAGAATTAATTCAAAAATACGGCAATTTACCCCTAGTAGAATGCTATCCCAGACAGATAAATCAGGTATTTATGAATGTTATTAGCAATGCAATTGATGAACTGGAAAAGCTAAAAGAACAACAAAATAAACAAATTACGATCGAAACAGAAGTGCAAACAAAAAATGAAATTCGTATCACAATTCGGGATAACGGTTCTGGGATATCAAGAGAATTAAAACATAAAATATTCGATCCTTTTTTTACCACGAAGCCAGTTGGAAAAGGTACTGGTTTGGGACTTTCCATTGCCTACCAAATTATTGAAAAGCATGGTGGTTACATAGATGTAATTTCCGAACCTGGTTGCGGTGCGGAGTTTGCGATCGTTCTACCCATAAAGCAACTTTAA
- the ispE gene encoding 4-(cytidine 5'-diphospho)-2-C-methyl-D-erythritol kinase, whose translation MRSYTLIAPAKINLYLEILGDRPDGYHELAMVMQTIDLADRIHLRSNGTDVIRIHCNHPGVPQDKTNLAYRAAVLMTKQFPNAFAQYGGVEIEIDKHIPIAAGLAGGSTDAASVLVGLDLMWNLGLTQSELQELAAQLGSDVPFCVTGGTAIATGRGEKLAPLPDLDKIYVILAKYRHLEVSTAWAYSTYRKQFGNTYACDTQSIEARSAKVNSGCLVSAIAHKDNAKIGECLYNDLEKVVLPTYPQVLQLREAFQRTGVLGTMMSGSGPTVFALSESLDRANQIKKEVANAISDPDLDFWIAQFTPSGIGVAN comes from the coding sequence AATGGTAATGCAAACCATAGATCTAGCCGATCGCATCCATCTGCGCTCCAACGGCACCGATGTCATCCGCATCCACTGCAACCATCCGGGTGTACCGCAAGACAAAACTAACCTAGCTTACCGCGCCGCAGTATTGATGACAAAGCAATTTCCCAACGCTTTTGCACAGTATGGCGGCGTCGAAATCGAAATTGACAAACACATTCCCATCGCCGCCGGTTTGGCAGGTGGATCTACAGACGCCGCCTCAGTTTTGGTAGGCTTGGATTTAATGTGGAATTTGGGTTTAACTCAGTCGGAATTGCAGGAACTGGCAGCCCAACTCGGTTCGGATGTGCCTTTTTGCGTCACGGGCGGGACGGCAATCGCCACCGGACGCGGTGAAAAACTCGCCCCCTTACCGGATTTAGATAAAATATACGTGATTCTGGCAAAATACCGCCATTTGGAAGTTTCGACAGCTTGGGCTTACTCTACCTACCGAAAGCAATTCGGCAACACATATGCCTGCGATACCCAAAGCATAGAAGCGCGTTCCGCCAAGGTAAATTCAGGCTGCCTCGTGAGTGCGATCGCCCACAAAGATAACGCTAAAATCGGTGAGTGTCTGTACAACGACTTAGAAAAAGTCGTCCTGCCAACTTATCCCCAAGTGTTGCAACTGCGGGAAGCTTTCCAACGCACAGGCGTTTTAGGCACAATGATGTCAGGTTCTGGCCCCACAGTCTTTGCCCTCAGCGAGTCCTTAGATCGAGCAAACCAAATTAAAAAAGAAGTAGCCAATGCGATCTCCGACCCGGATCTGGACTTCTGGATAGCCCAATTTACTCCTAGCGGCATTGGCGTCGCTAATTAA
- a CDS encoding DUF2811 domain-containing protein yields the protein MNTTVSMLAEIPEVLHESLKSYLETHPDWDQDRVFAAALSLFLLQNGTGNTPEASRSYRRAAQVYLETLFRNSV from the coding sequence ATGAACACAACCGTTAGTATGCTGGCTGAAATCCCGGAAGTACTCCACGAATCGCTCAAAAGCTACTTGGAAACGCATCCAGACTGGGATCAAGACCGGGTTTTTGCTGCTGCTCTCTCTTTGTTTTTGCTACAAAACGGAACTGGAAACACCCCAGAAGCGTCGCGCAGCTATCGTCGGGCTGCCCAGGTATATCTGGAAACGCTTTTCCGCAATTCTGTTTAA
- a CDS encoding DUF6065 family protein → MNSNYNFPEKRLIPPENLPDNLEVPDNTILVIPDQGVFKNPDNLKKLDQKRDWFNQHFYFCLPLTFGNQHGFVVVATSDLVIRWDGTNSVSGLYIHQIGDVPNPNFLTVKSHFGSGILTVHPRYMFRTPKNVNLMVKEPPNYPVDGLSWMNAVVETDNLRRDFTFNIKVTRANYDIYIKKGMPLGCILPYPRYFIDNYKLEELTNTEQLEVARQTMQYFSKERSEIDRGMPGLRYMNGEDIYGIKFDHHQKVLDNGKWWEQVKDKT, encoded by the coding sequence ATGAACAGCAATTACAACTTTCCCGAAAAAAGATTAATCCCTCCAGAAAATTTGCCAGATAACTTGGAAGTTCCAGATAACACTATTTTAGTTATTCCAGACCAAGGGGTATTCAAAAATCCTGATAATCTTAAAAAATTAGACCAAAAACGAGATTGGTTCAATCAGCATTTTTACTTTTGCCTTCCTTTGACTTTTGGGAATCAACACGGCTTTGTTGTTGTCGCTACTTCCGATCTTGTGATTCGGTGGGATGGGACAAATAGCGTATCGGGATTGTATATCCATCAAATTGGAGACGTTCCTAACCCAAACTTTTTGACCGTCAAATCTCATTTTGGATCTGGAATTTTAACTGTTCATCCTCGCTATATGTTCCGGACGCCTAAAAATGTCAACTTAATGGTTAAGGAACCGCCAAATTATCCGGTGGACGGGTTAAGCTGGATGAATGCGGTTGTTGAAACTGATAATTTGCGACGAGATTTTACTTTTAATATCAAAGTGACAAGAGCTAATTATGATATCTATATAAAAAAAGGTATGCCATTAGGTTGCATTCTACCATATCCCAGGTATTTTATTGATAATTATAAGTTAGAAGAATTAACAAACACCGAACAACTAGAAGTCGCTCGCCAAACGATGCAATATTTTTCCAAAGAAAGAAGTGAAATAGATCGAGGTATGCCTGGATTGAGGTACATGAATGGTGAAGATATTTATGGCATAAAATTTGACCATCATCAAAAGGTTTTGGATAATGGTAAATGGTGGGAACAAGTTAAAGATAAAACATAA
- a CDS encoding DUF3082 domain-containing protein, which produces MNNPTPTQNTPSASDLASPSSPSPLRCLIGSLIATGMTIGLYFLTSSIAQTFAAKPIQSHNVTVINITVAVRTLVVGISSLATFVFGIIAIGLIALAIQISIQQVKNQPAPPQN; this is translated from the coding sequence ATGAATAATCCCACTCCAACTCAAAATACCCCCTCCGCATCCGATCTCGCTAGCCCTAGCTCTCCGAGTCCTCTGCGTTGTTTGATCGGTTCCCTCATTGCTACGGGAATGACGATCGGACTTTATTTTCTGACCTCTTCCATTGCCCAGACTTTTGCCGCCAAACCAATTCAATCCCACAACGTTACAGTTATTAATATCACCGTTGCCGTCCGCACCTTAGTTGTCGGCATCAGCTCCTTGGCAACCTTCGTGTTTGGCATAATAGCGATCGGTCTGATCGCCCTAGCCATTCAAATTTCCATTCAACAGGTGAAAAATCAGCCCGCCCCACCCCAAAATTAA
- the urtE gene encoding urea ABC transporter ATP-binding subunit UrtE, whose translation MLHVSGLNVYYGESHILRNVDLSISAGEMVCLIGRNGVGKTTLLKTIMGLLKPRTGSINFAGESIDGKSPDKRAKLGIGYVPQGREIIPRLTVKENLLLGLEARDAGRMPAPQLPDNKQEISEEIFGLFPVLKTMLSRMGGDLSGGQQQQLAIARALMGRPRLLVLDEPTEGIQPSIILEIEAAVRRIVESTGISVLLVEQHLHFVRQADRYYAMQKGGIVASGLTNELSQDVIQRFLAV comes from the coding sequence ATGCTGCACGTTTCTGGGCTAAATGTCTACTATGGCGAAAGTCACATTCTCCGCAATGTGGATTTGAGCATATCCGCTGGGGAAATGGTGTGCTTGATCGGACGCAACGGTGTGGGTAAAACTACGCTGCTGAAAACGATTATGGGTTTGCTCAAACCCCGTACTGGTTCGATTAATTTTGCGGGTGAGTCGATCGACGGTAAGTCCCCGGACAAACGGGCAAAGTTGGGCATTGGTTACGTCCCCCAAGGACGGGAAATTATTCCCCGTTTGACGGTGAAGGAAAATTTGCTGTTGGGTTTGGAGGCAAGGGATGCAGGCAGGATGCCTGCGCCACAATTGCCTGACAATAAGCAGGAAATTTCAGAGGAAATTTTTGGGCTGTTTCCAGTTCTGAAAACGATGCTTTCTCGCATGGGTGGGGATTTGAGTGGCGGACAGCAGCAACAGTTAGCGATCGCTCGCGCTTTGATGGGACGCCCGCGCTTACTCGTACTTGACGAACCCACGGAAGGCATTCAACCTTCCATTATTTTAGAGATTGAGGCGGCTGTGCGCCGGATTGTTGAGTCTACAGGCATTTCTGTGCTGTTAGTCGAGCAACACCTGCATTTTGTACGGCAAGCCGATCGCTACTACGCTATGCAAAAAGGCGGTATTGTCGCTTCAGGGCTAACTAACGAACTCAGCCAAGATGTGATTCAAAGGTTTCTGGCAGTATAA
- a CDS encoding HD domain-containing phosphohydrolase: MTVLDSHLMTFENDELVPQSAQRVEPIEQLLAIGTALSSSRNLEELLNLILSKSREITCSDAGSVYLLDRSDAIPKLLFKVAQNDSQPSATLNEFAMPLSGKSLAGYVALTGKCLNLSDAYNLPSDVPYQIDLSFDRDFSYRTRSVLVLPMQDQNGEIIGVLQLINRKIRPDTIVTAENVEEVTQPYSEWEERILRSLASQAAISIERNHLQESIENLFESFVKASVELIEMRDPTTSGHSERVAQLVVHLTKEVNSVTTGLLRPFYFTDRQIKEIRYAALLHDFGKVCVPEAILGKRKKLYPEQLESIRHRFALTRRTLEMETAQAKYQYVLTKPLHHMIDVNPEASCPYCQDIEKLDTQLAQELEKLDRYWRLLVEVNEPETFENEEFHAFSEEALAQLTELSQYRYRDIDGQLKPLVSLQEMAQLMIPRGNLTPEERMEIEAHVTHTYTFLQRIPWTTHFKNLPMIAYAHHEKLDGSGYPQGLKDKDIPIQTQILTVADIYDALTASDRPYKCRLQVQTSLQILRQEASKNRINRDLVDLFEQRQVFAVLGHCLD, from the coding sequence ATGACAGTTCTCGATTCCCACTTAATGACCTTTGAAAACGACGAACTTGTGCCACAATCTGCTCAACGGGTTGAACCGATCGAGCAGCTTTTGGCGATTGGCACCGCCCTTTCCAGCAGCCGGAATCTGGAAGAATTACTCAACTTAATCTTATCTAAGAGCCGGGAAATTACTTGTAGCGATGCTGGCAGCGTCTATTTACTAGATCGGAGCGACGCAATTCCCAAGCTGCTATTTAAGGTAGCGCAGAATGATTCTCAACCCAGTGCAACTTTAAACGAATTTGCTATGCCTCTGAGCGGTAAAAGTCTGGCAGGGTATGTAGCGCTTACGGGCAAATGCTTAAATCTGTCGGATGCTTATAATTTACCATCAGATGTTCCCTACCAGATCGACCTCAGTTTTGACCGGGACTTCTCCTACCGCACTCGCTCAGTTCTGGTGTTGCCAATGCAAGACCAAAATGGGGAAATCATTGGGGTGCTTCAACTCATCAATCGTAAAATCAGACCCGATACGATCGTCACTGCCGAAAATGTTGAAGAAGTAACTCAGCCTTATTCAGAGTGGGAAGAGAGGATTTTGCGATCGCTTGCTTCTCAAGCGGCGATCTCTATTGAACGCAATCACCTGCAAGAAAGTATTGAAAACCTATTCGAGAGCTTTGTCAAAGCATCTGTAGAACTGATTGAAATGCGAGACCCGACTACTTCAGGTCATTCTGAGCGAGTGGCTCAACTGGTAGTTCATCTGACTAAAGAGGTCAATTCAGTGACTACAGGTCTGCTACGACCATTTTATTTTACCGATCGCCAAATTAAAGAAATTCGCTATGCCGCACTCTTGCACGACTTCGGGAAAGTTTGCGTCCCCGAAGCGATTTTGGGAAAGCGGAAAAAACTTTATCCCGAACAACTGGAGAGCATTCGTCACCGCTTTGCGCTGACCAGAAGAACTTTGGAGATGGAAACAGCTCAAGCTAAATACCAGTATGTGCTGACGAAGCCGCTCCATCATATGATTGACGTTAACCCCGAAGCAAGCTGTCCTTACTGCCAAGATATTGAAAAACTGGACACTCAGCTGGCTCAAGAGCTCGAAAAACTCGATCGCTACTGGCGACTGCTAGTAGAGGTCAATGAACCAGAAACATTTGAAAATGAGGAATTTCATGCTTTTTCTGAGGAAGCTCTCGCACAACTGACAGAACTATCTCAATACAGATATCGAGACATCGACGGTCAGCTCAAGCCCCTAGTTTCCTTACAAGAAATGGCACAATTAATGATACCCAGAGGCAACCTCACTCCCGAAGAGCGTATGGAGATCGAAGCTCACGTCACCCACACCTATACATTTCTCCAACGCATACCCTGGACAACGCATTTCAAAAACCTCCCTATGATTGCCTACGCCCATCATGAAAAGCTGGATGGCAGCGGCTACCCTCAAGGTTTAAAAGATAAAGACATTCCCATTCAAACCCAGATTTTGACGGTTGCCGATATCTACGATGCCCTTACCGCCAGCGATCGACCTTACAAATGCAGATTGCAGGTGCAAACTTCCCTTCAGATTCTCCGACAAGAAGCCAGCAAAAACAGAATCAACAGGGATCTGGTCGATCTTTTCGAGCAACGCCAGGTTTTCGCAGTCCTGGGTCACTGCCTTGATTGA
- a CDS encoding pentapeptide repeat-containing protein, producing MPLSGADLGFANLVNANLSEANLSGADLDGANLIGVNLNRANLCGADLGGANLGNANLTGANLSNATLCDGRLVGANLKDANLSGADLRDANLLNANLSGANLSNANLSGANLANARLDGAIGLYRDEPIVVRQNESPRSGMAHVSFSHPMYAPVANGFSLPRPGLPS from the coding sequence GTGCCTTTGTCCGGTGCTGACTTGGGATTTGCCAACTTGGTGAATGCCAATTTGAGCGAAGCCAACCTGAGCGGTGCCGATTTAGATGGTGCTAATCTGATTGGAGTTAATCTGAATCGTGCTAATCTCTGTGGTGCCGATTTGGGTGGTGCTAATTTGGGGAATGCCAATTTGACAGGTGCTAATCTGTCCAATGCCACTCTATGCGATGGCCGCTTAGTGGGTGCTAATTTGAAAGATGCTAACCTGAGTGGTGCGGATTTGAGAGATGCTAACCTGCTGAATGCTAATTTGAGCGGTGCCAACCTCAGCAACGCCAATCTCAGCGGTGCGAATTTAGCGAATGCACGACTGGATGGCGCGATCGGACTCTACAGAGATGAACCGATCGTGGTACGACAGAATGAGTCTCCCAGGTCGGGTATGGCTCATGTCAGTTTTTCGCACCCTATGTATGCCCCTGTTGCTAACGGTTTTAGCCTGCCACGCCCAGGACTGCCGTCTTGA